AACCTAGTGTCTTAATCGACAAGGCAACGACCCTTCGTGCCTACAAAAATTAGTTTCTTGCCTTTTTCCTTGCCCATTTTCTAGGAAACCAAACACAGATTCGTTAGGATACCCAAAGATTTTACCATTTTACATTGAGTAGTACTAGAATAATGGAAGTGTTTGACTAGGGTTATTATCCGAATCATTCCCATGTTTAATTTATCATTTCAAGAGACATCATGAGCAAAAAAAATTCTTTCTCATTTATCTGTTATGCTCGTGAATCCGACTGATCTGTACATATCaaataatttcttttaaatatGAGCTAAAAGCAACTTAATCAAACTTAACAATTCAAATTGTAGATAATAAGACTAGAgacatttaaaattttcttttttaactcTTTAATTTAAACTCTCCTAACTTTAAGCTAGCTAGTGATTCAGTGAAAGAGGATTGACTAATTCTAATAAACCTCTATGAACGTCTGTATCCTCTAAGCCTGATATGCAAAAACTAAGTTATGAGTATTTCTTTAAATCTGACCAATGAAACAAATGCATTCTAAAAATCTTTCTTAACTTATAAACTATATAACTTGTTTGGTTTGGTAACCAAAATATCAAAAGAGAACGTGAATGATTTATTAGTTCCATTTCATTCAATCTCGACcaggaaaaaaaaattcacaatgtGAACAATTAAGATACAACAATCGAAATTATATTACTAAATAAAGTAATTAATCAAGTTCATTTTTACTCGTGAAAATAaattaacaaacaaataaataaaagaatccTGTCTTCAATCTCTCCACCTTCATATATATAATCTCCTTTTACAAAACTTCACActtaaaaatcaaaaagaaaaacaaaacactGACCAATTAATTTTAAGAAGTTCATCGATCACGAATGGAAGAAGATGAAGCCGATTCATCGCTACTCTCAAAGCTATTCCCCCGGCGGTAGTACCGTAGCTCCAAAGATATCTGCCTCTCCAGCCGCAGCTGCCGGTAGAAATTAGCTATGAACATATCCGCCTTCCGATCGACATCTCCGTCCGACGAGGAAAAAGAAGATCCGCCGGCGGAAGCGTAGCTCCTGGCCCGTTCAAGACGGCGCTGCCGCACTGAGCCGTCGCGCTCTTCGTCGTCTTCCTCCGTACACACCCTCAAACCCTCCTTGCGGTCGTCGAAGCTCAGCCGGCGGCGCGGTTTGTGCCGGGCGACGCCGCCCAATATCGACGATAGGTGCAGCCGGCCGACGTCGAAGCTCAGAAGGAAGCGTATCTTCTTCACCGTCCTTTTCAGGTGGCCGAGCAGCGACCAACTCCCGTCCTCACCCATGAATTTCTCCTTCGATTTAGATATCAGAAACGAAAATTAATTGTTAGGTGTAAAAGTGAGATTATATAGAAAgtgtgagagaagagagagaatacAGAATTGTAGAGAGCGAAAATTGCCAGAGAAGATAATCGGCTTTGTGAAGCGTGTGAAACTTGATTGCTGTCAAGATATAACGCGTCGTGGTAGAGTGACGGGGCTGTTTATTTGGATGAACGTGACGCTGTTACTTGTGGTGTCTGAACCGTGTGTTCTGATTGGTCGGTGAGCTTAGGGGATCGAAAGGCTGCTGAGCTGGCATTGTTTGACGTGGACTACTTCTACTTGCTGTGAGGAATACTTGCTGGTAAAGTTGTCACCTCTTTGGGAGTTTTGTTGTTGCGGCGTAACGAAATAAacaatattacaaaaataatttttttaagaaagTATTTATACCTTTttgacaaaatatttttatttttattcttgtaaaatgattttatgaaagtattaaataaaataatatagatTAAGAAATCTTCCtgctaaataaatatataaataataaataaaaatatattttatatttctagtacaaaatacacatatttatatttagcaagattaactgattaataattatttcaaataaGACttatttaccaaaaaaaaaattaaaagaaacacTTCTTAACAtctcatttttattaatttttcatatttatttattttacttgaaAGTTATGCGCGTTCCATGTTTATTTGCTTTAAAGTTAGGAGCAAAATAGTATTTTTAGTgagaacaaattcttaatttatCAAAACTCTTTTATATGTTAAAATTTAATCAAGAGTAATTGTTACTATTCACGATATGTGGATCCAGAATGTACCTGTATATATGAATAAATATAGAATTGTTTTAAACTATCGCTTGTCTGTGTTAGATGCTCTTAAATTGCTTTACTTCTATATCTTAATATATAAAACTCACTTTTtcaattatgttttttttttattacataagaattCCAGTTACCAACGAGCCATTCGGACCCCCTAATGCggtaccaaacttacggatcactTTTTCAATTATCTTTTTGATCTTTATCAAACTCATCAATTACAAGATGTTATATTAATGTTTGGGCTCACTTTAGACCCACTGAAATGCTATAGGACTCACGCTGAATAATGTCTTTCGtttgtttaattaaaatagtGTGTTACCGATATTACTAGAATCCACATAATCACGAAAGTATACCTCTTAATTATATGCCATCAGTTAACTTAATATTTTATGATTGGTGGGTTTCAAATCTTATTTATAGAAACCCTTCCTTCCTCGTAAGTTTTCGTCAAGATTAATGTATTTTTGATCTTCTAGATGGATGGTGATGCTAAATCTTGTTCCATACAGACACAAGAATGGTCAGAGTCTGACCAAAGCTGGCTGTGACCTGTTTGAAGAGGTCACTCTCTAATGTATTGGAGCACCTGTGTGCATACGGCATCTACTCCTTAAATACTTAGCCTGAAGTAGCCTTTGTTGTCAACATTAAGCTAGGGTTTCTTAGATTTTAGATGTCCCTTTAAGATAGCCCTACATGTTTTCTTGGAAGATGATCTTTGCTTTTCTTCAACTTATCCTTGGCCCATGTATGATgtgatttttgtttttcaaaattgttattACATACATCAATACTCTAAAATGTCTCTGTAAATTTATCGAGTAAGGTTTTTAAGAAATATTTCAGTGGTAAAGTATTTTCATATTAGAAGTTTTAGATTCAAATAATGAGAAGAATCGAAAAAGATTTTAGGGTCCATTTGAATTAACGATTTGGATAGaagaaagggaagaaaaaaaaaaagaaaataagtaggAAAATTAATTTTTCCAATTGAAGGGCAAAGGAAGAGTGCCGGTGTAGAGATAGCAAAGAGAAAGACCGCTCGTTTTATTTCTGaattcaaaaattactttttaattaatttataacttttaaaaaattggggaaaatagtagaaaaattaagaaaaaataggaaattttaaaaatagaaaaataaataaataaaaattttttagttattttttactTAGGGAActaaaaaaagtgaaaaaataaaaataaaaacaccaaaaaaaagtaaaatgaagaatttttttttaaatcctagaaaattgcaaaaaaaatcttgaaacttttttgaaaatttaggaaGGTTTtaaagatcttttttttttttttttgcttaaatttgatgaatttttataatcattttatatgtttattatttggataaattttattttgtgtgtgtgcgcCTCCCGATGATAAATAAAGGGTAAAGAGGTGATTCAAACCTCACTTATATAAGTTCTAAGtagggtttatctaataagatccccttctttggaggtcttattagacagtCCTAAATTGCACTAGATttaacattttcttttaaaattttaatgttatTGGTTTGTTTAAGAGTTAACTAAAgagttttttatttaatttgagataattcatagttaattaagTAATGTTTATAGAACAGGTGTAGGAAATGTTAATACCTTCTCTTTGCATAATTGTACCTCCAATCCCAACTTTAGTAAAAACAGACCAACACTATTAGTTTATTGACCTTAGGATTAGCttagagaccaatcaacaagtaaaAATTAGATGAACTAACCGcacctaaaaaaaataataggcTAGTGACGACTTTATCGAACCATTATTCTCATCTCCCCTCGCTTTTCTAGACCCTTCTCCATAATATTACGACACTATTTATATCCCTTCATTAGCTCTATTACTATCTTTTAGGTTTTATTCATATTCCTCTATTCAGGGAATCGCTTGATCTGCATACTTGATCCATTTTATTTATACTGATTTGTCTAATTAGAAAACGTGTACGGCACCAATGTAGAGATTGTAGGACAACAcgcaaataaataaatagataaaacaAAAAACTCAGGAGCCTATttgttattataataaaaaaaatatatatgtatgaataaaattaaaaacaaaaccaaaaaattgaaaattgaaaattgaatacTAACATGTTTagttaatatttattaaaaatctGCACTAATCTTCAATTTTATCCTTTAATTAAACTGaaacttaaatataattaaaataattaaaaaacaaatgaatacagatttataaatattataaaaatgtacAAATGTATTATAATCATTTGTTTaatcataatatttttaaattcatctTTATTATTACAAAAGTAATCTTATTGGACATGACAAATTGAAGAGATATCGTTTTAATGGCATATTATTGAATTttagaattatttttaaaatataatttaaatttgtatggtcattttattttagtaataattaaaaattgttcataaaatgaataatttaagtGGCGTAAGTGAATCTTAAGTAGTAGTAGTAGACATGTCACTACAATTATTGAAAAACATGaaattgaattttaagtttttttcATTACCATTGCCTGTTTCTTTTttactacaataataataataataataataataataataataataataaataaacagcCCTAAAAGAGGCACAATGCAAGCTGGCTCACAGCACAATGGTACCTGTTTCCACCTTTCCTAATAAACAGTGCCAAACGTCTCATTTAGaattttagggaaaaaaataaaaataaataaataaataaccactGTATTTGAAACCATGTTGATGAATGCTTGCCATCAGATTTCAAAGACTGAAAATACATGATACAATGGTTCCTCTGCTGTGCGACAAAATGGATGACCAAGTCATCATTAGTATGAAAAAATTTTCTGGCTATCAGGCCTCATAATGCCAGATTAAAGACCAATTTCCAAAATAAACATTAAAGATAATTGAAGCCACAAAACTAGAAACAACATCCAAAGGGAAAATATTTGAGGCTCCGACTCAAGAGTTAACCGCCAAGTGCTCTCTCTCATCAACATACAAGTTTTCTTCTGCGATTCTGGCAGCTTCCTTGTCAGTTGCTTCGATTTCTGCTCTTTCTTCCTCGCCCTGCTTCTGTTTGCTCAACCCACCATACATCTGTCTCCTGACCTCCCTCCGGGCTGCTCTCTGAGCTAGTTTCATTTCTTTAAACTCTTCTTCAAACTTGACTTCATCCTCCGGTGAGAAGAAAGCAACCTCCATATCCCCAAGCTCTTCGTACATCTTCTCAATCTTTGCTTTCCAGAAGAGGCCCATTTCTGTGTCCATCTTGTGGTAGGGCGTCTTCAGAAGGTACTCGTCAATCCCACCTGCCTTGTCTATGCATCGGAGGGCATGGGTGGTTACCTTGACACGAATATGGCGGTCTAGAATGTAACTGAAAAGGCGCTTCTCCTGTACATTTGGCTTCCATGACCTTCTGCTCCTATAACCTCACAAGAAAAGTCATTGAAAATAGTTTACTTGcatttttcataaatttgtatCATAAATCTCAAATTTCAGCGGCAAACTCAGTCTGCAGTAACTTATCCTAGATTGCATGAATGAGCACATCAGCACCTGGGCTCCGTGAATGTGTTTGTGTGGGAGAAAGGGAGTACAGGACAGAGAAAGAGAGGGCTCAATGCATTAAACTCACTGTTACAGGCATGTATAGGAATATGAAAGGCAGAGTGTAAGAAACCTGATGCTTCATGAGTGGCAACCTCAATATGGGATATATATTGCACAAGCACAAAGCAGGACGATTAGTCACATATCAGTATTTGCTGATCCTGGTACGAAGTTAGCTATGATATATACAAAATCACCTACCATAAGGCATTTGACTATGTTTTTAAGGTCGGAATCCTACCTTAAATCCCTGGGCAATTTTTGGGATGTAGAATTATAAGATTCTACAAAATaggaaaataccatttaaaaacataaaaattgtcaACCTAGCGTTTTAAGGATTTGAACTTTGAAGCAACTGTAAAATATTAAAACAGGATAAACTTTAGGAAATGAAATTATTCTTTCATTGATGTTTTTTAATTACACATCTAAATTTCATggacttcatttaaaaaaaaaaaatcatataactAGCCCCATGCAGTGAGACTTATGGCTTTGCGCATCTTATGGTAGAAGTTATATCAAATCAACAAAGACATAAAGTTATCCTACATGATGCTTGACATTTAAAGAGAAAAACAGATAAAATATAAGGAAActagagaagaaagaagaattgATATTTATGGGGGTGGGAGAGAGGAAGAGGAGAGAGGAACTGAAGTAGAAAATGGAAAAATTAGCTTTGATACAAGATAGTTGAAATTGACTGGACCTAAGACACAAATTGTTAACTCAAAAAACATTGGGTATTGATCCAATACTTAGCTTTCATAATGGGTTACTGAGTTGAGTATGCCAGCCATTACATCGAGATTATTAAATGTAGCGGCAATGGAAATGAGTCCTCACTTTCTCATTTTGGAATTTCTGCCCCACTtgatttttcctattttctccCCTCCTTTTTccaaacctctccaaatccaATGGTTTAATTctgtttttcaattttattaatgAGTAAATTTCTAATACAAATTGAAGAGTTGACATTAGATTGCTATAGACAGCTCACTCAACATGTGGATTTTATGTTTAAATGAAAGTAAGTTTTTCATGTCATCCCAAATCATGTGGTGTTCTACTTCAAAAAGAAATTGAAGTTATTCCCACTTTTGATATTGGTTTGACAAACTAGGAAATTCCAACACATCACATGTGATACTGGACACTCTTGGAAAGCTTAACAAAGCTAACTCAGCCTAACCCAATCAAACCAAGCAGcgataacaacaacaacaacaaaaaggaGAAAACGTAAGAACTCAAGAGCCCATGAGTAAGGACACTCCTATTGTTCAATATGCTTGAATGGAAACAAATGAGTTCCCTACCTCCTATTTATACAACAAGAGATCCTTCAACCAATGACAGAGACTTATTTGATCAAACCATTTTAATGAGCATCTAAAAGTCTCCCTCCATGAAATATCTATAACCACATATGCACAATTATCTATCCTTCTACAACCACCAAGAGTCATGTAGAAGAGTCGGCAGAAGAGAAGATCCACGTAGGCATCGACATAATGCCAACATAAGCATCTTTGGCACCTCGTAAGCAATGAGTTGTTAGGTTGAGACATTTTCCCCCACCTATTTGGTTGATGTCCTCATCAGTAGCTTCTTGGAACTTGACTATCTCATTCTTGATTTACCACCAGCCTTCATGTTCGCAAGTTGCTTCACTGGTCATCCCTTCCACTTCAGCAAGTATTGCACGTATAATCTCCAGCCAAGGAATGACCTGATGAGCAATGATACAATCCATTTTCTTGTCGTGAGTAGTTATAGAAGTGGAAACCCACTTTGAACACCCTCAGTGTGGGTATTTGTGTTCACATGACAGGTTTTGAGTAGGCTCACATGGAAAATTGGATGGATCCTTTAGTTTGCAAGTAGCTTCACTTGTAGGTCACCTTGCGAACTCATCGGATGATGTAGGacaagcaagaccttgggaagatctttgttggagaataattaaaaAGAACTGGGTCAAGAAATTGCTGGGTTCAGTAAGTTGTTAATTTAGGGTTCAgcaaatgagttttttttttgttgggggggggggggggggtgcttgtttgtaatatttatgtactttaggggtatgtttgtaatttcATCTAGTTTTGGGGTATATGCAATTTCTTGTGTTAGGGGCTTTCttataatagtgtgtgaaagccatatTGTAGGTGGTGGTTGAATTTGAATTAGAAGTGAACATGAGTTGTATCTCCTCTCACCTCTCTTCCCctactctcttcaatttcttcttctctctcccatggctgcagatcatTGAAGCTGCCCCTGCATCATCAGATGATCAGGGAAAGGAATGTTATACCTCCTCAACAACCCACTTGTGCAACTTCTTCAATGCTCTAGCTCGGTACAGAAGGTGTTTCATCAGGACAAGGTCTCCTTGAAACTGTGTCATTGATTCCTCTTCACCATCTTCTTTATCATCTAGTCGTATAATGATTAAGCCATATCATTCTGTTAGTGTCGCCCCATGGCAAACGTGTAAGATGTTGGACTCTGCCCATACAACCCGAAGTAATCATGTCAGTTATCAAAGGTTGTTTCTCCACATTTAGCTTGAAAGGGTTCCAATGTGTAACTCGTTACTCAATAAATTATAGGAGAATGAGCTGAGTCAAACAACTTTGCTAGAACCTTTTGGTTGGCACTCACATAGTGCCTCAAGTATAGCTCCAACGAAGCATTCACCCTTTCAGTTTGGCCATCGGTTTGCAGATGAAAGCTTGTTGAAAAGATGAGATTCAAAATAGGAACTCCCAATATTTAACTACATGCCAAAAGAGTAGATGAGCCGCTTCTTCTGCCAGACAATCATTGAGTGGTGGTATGAACACCCCATTCGGAGAATCTATCTGCCACTGCCATGATGGCACCATACTCTTCAGAATTGGGTAAGCAAGCAATGAAATCTGTGAAAATGCTTTCCCAAGGCCATTCGCATATAGCTAAAGGCTCCAACAACCTAGTGGATCAGTTTTGATCCAACTTGTCATGTTAACACAAGACAAGTGCAGATGTAAAGCTCCATGTCATCCAACATATGTTGCCAACAGTAAGAATGCTTCAAAAGAGCAGGAATGAAGAATCTATGAACGTCCAGCCCATTTGGAGTCATGAGGTTCCTTAAAGATTTCCTTCCTGAAGTTCCACTACTTTGGCACATAGATGTGACTCCCTTCAATGAAAAGTGAACCATCTTCCAGCCACTTCCA
This genomic stretch from Malania oleifera isolate guangnan ecotype guangnan chromosome 3, ASM2987363v1, whole genome shotgun sequence harbors:
- the LOC131150661 gene encoding uncharacterized protein LOC131150661, which gives rise to MGEDGSWSLLGHLKRTVKKIRFLLSFDVGRLHLSSILGGVARHKPRRRLSFDDRKEGLRVCTEEDDEERDGSVRQRRLERARSYASAGGSSFSSSDGDVDRKADMFIANFYRQLRLERQISLELRYYRRGNSFESSDESASSSSIRDR
- the LOC131150662 gene encoding uncharacterized protein LOC131150662 → MAFRSKEMIKKIMRKVGEKNMAPGVKESLKKCVPDSKVVMGRAKRGLFAGRHIQFGNRVSEDGGNKSRRSWKPNVQEKRLFSYILDRHIRVKVTTHALRCIDKAGGIDEYLLKTPYHKMDTEMGLFWKAKIEKMYEELGDMEVAFFSPEDEVKFEEEFKEMKLAQRAARREVRRQMYGGLSKQKQGEEERAEIEATDKEAARIAEENLYVDEREHLAVNS